One Natronolimnobius sp. AArcel1 genomic region harbors:
- a CDS encoding ArsR family transcriptional regulator, which produces MTSQPGSWKEKTSGRERVRMVVETLDEPTTINTIAEQAEVAWETANSEVKRLKTENKVRERDDGRYEPNPVQQFLDQILQLIEDHSKSELESQLQEYQEQVEDLSAEYGAPSAKELREQLTNDDVSAEEIREIRNVSETWAALELEIRHLKNALQLYDDLFQLSQSN; this is translated from the coding sequence ATGACCTCACAACCTGGATCGTGGAAGGAAAAAACGAGTGGACGTGAGCGCGTCCGCATGGTAGTTGAGACACTTGACGAACCAACGACGATCAATACTATCGCAGAACAAGCGGAGGTTGCGTGGGAGACTGCCAATAGCGAGGTCAAACGGCTGAAGACGGAAAACAAAGTCCGCGAACGGGACGATGGACGCTATGAACCGAATCCGGTCCAACAGTTCCTCGACCAGATTCTCCAACTCATCGAAGACCACTCGAAGTCGGAGCTTGAATCACAGCTCCAAGAGTATCAAGAGCAAGTAGAGGATCTCTCGGCGGAATACGGCGCACCCTCTGCGAAAGAGTTGCGAGAGCAGTTGACCAACGATGATGTCTCTGCCGAAGAGATACGAGAGATACGGAACGTCAGCGAGACATGGGCGGCACTCGAGTTAGAGATTCGACACCTGAAAAACGCCTTACAGCTCTATGATGATCTCTTTCAGCTGTCTCAATCAAATTGA
- a CDS encoding antitoxin VapB family protein, producing MSHQIRLEDDGYERSKANTRADESFSDTVDRLIAGRSLRDLRDVFGDNHSVVDCPGASS from the coding sequence ATGTCACACCAGATCCGCCTCGAGGACGATGGTTACGAACGCAGCAAAGCAAACACGCGTGCTGACGAGTCGTTCAGTGACACCGTGGACCGACTCATCGCTGGGCGGTCGCTTCGTGATCTCCGCGATGTCTTCGGTGACAATCATTCCGTCGTTGATTGTCCTGGAGCGAGCTCTTGA
- a CDS encoding NAD-dependent epimerase/dehydratase family protein, with translation MRVLVTGGAGFIGGHLAEHFAATGHDVVVLDNFEPYYDLGIKEHNVEAGREAAASSDGSYELVEGTITDSELVSEVVSRVDIVYHQAAQAGVRTSVEQPQKVNQFNVDGTMTLLEAARTHDLDRVVLASSSSVYGKPEYLPYDEAHPTTPVSPYGVSKLAAEQYARVYNEVYGLPTVGLRYFTVYGPRMRPNMAMTNFVSRCLHGESPVIYGDGTQTRDFTYVDDIQRVNAQLLTDDSADGEILNVGSTDNIDIKTLAEVVRDTIDPGLDLEFGDRYDGDAEHTHADVSKANDLLGYESTVDIRTGVSKFIDWYRANEEWYDPLVRNS, from the coding sequence ATGCGCGTTCTCGTCACCGGGGGTGCCGGCTTTATCGGCGGCCACCTCGCGGAACACTTTGCGGCGACCGGACACGATGTCGTCGTGCTCGATAACTTCGAGCCGTACTACGATCTCGGCATCAAAGAGCACAACGTCGAGGCTGGACGGGAGGCTGCCGCCAGTAGCGACGGCAGTTACGAACTCGTCGAGGGGACGATCACCGACTCAGAGCTCGTTTCCGAGGTCGTCTCTCGAGTGGATATCGTCTACCACCAGGCCGCCCAGGCCGGCGTTCGCACGAGTGTCGAACAGCCACAGAAGGTCAATCAGTTCAACGTCGACGGCACGATGACGCTGCTGGAAGCCGCGCGTACGCATGATCTGGACCGTGTGGTGTTGGCGTCGTCGTCCTCCGTGTACGGGAAGCCGGAGTATCTTCCGTATGATGAGGCCCATCCCACCACGCCGGTCTCTCCCTACGGGGTATCGAAGTTAGCCGCCGAGCAGTACGCCCGTGTGTACAACGAGGTCTATGGGTTGCCGACTGTTGGGTTGCGGTACTTTACCGTCTACGGCCCGCGAATGCGCCCCAACATGGCCATGACGAATTTCGTCTCGCGGTGTCTGCACGGCGAGTCACCCGTGATCTACGGCGATGGCACCCAGACTCGAGACTTCACCTACGTCGATGATATTCAACGCGTCAACGCGCAGCTGTTGACCGATGACAGTGCCGACGGTGAGATTCTGAACGTTGGGTCGACCGACAACATCGATATCAAGACGCTCGCTGAAGTGGTTCGGGATACAATTGATCCGGGGTTGGACCTCGAGTTCGGTGATCGATACGACGGTGACGCCGAACACACCCACGCGGATGTCTCGAAAGCGAACGACCTGTTGGGCTATGAGTCAACCGTGGATATTCGAACGGGCGTCTCGAAGTTTATCGACTGGTATCGGGCGAATGAGGAGTGGTACGATCCACTTGTTCGGAACTCGTGA
- a CDS encoding glycosyltransferase — MTEDSFSVLISVYQNDDPEHFRLALESVFDQTVEPAEVVLVADGPLTDSLDTVIDEFKESNREQLTVVRLQENHGLGTALRVGVEHCSHELVARMDSDDISVSDRFETQLEYLAANPGIDVVGAHVGEFHGNPDDIHSVRSVPATASDVESMATFRSPANHPSVMFRRSSVLEAGNYRSLRSMQDYELWVRMLSQGYTIENIPAVLVKCRAGSDLYGRRGGLEYARLEVWLQREFLRMGAISPVEFIRNLATRVPIRLVPNRVRTAIYQALLREESEPSADTSRI; from the coding sequence ATGACTGAGGATTCCTTTTCCGTACTTATCAGCGTCTACCAAAATGACGATCCGGAGCACTTCCGGCTCGCACTCGAGAGTGTGTTCGATCAAACGGTCGAGCCAGCAGAGGTTGTTCTCGTTGCCGACGGCCCGCTTACTGACTCGTTGGACACTGTGATTGACGAGTTCAAAGAGTCGAATCGAGAGCAACTAACCGTCGTTCGGCTGCAAGAAAATCACGGCCTCGGAACCGCGCTTCGTGTCGGTGTCGAACACTGCTCGCACGAGCTTGTTGCGCGGATGGACTCGGATGATATCTCCGTGTCTGATCGGTTTGAGACCCAACTCGAGTATCTCGCTGCGAATCCCGGTATCGATGTCGTTGGGGCTCACGTCGGTGAGTTTCACGGTAATCCAGATGATATCCACAGTGTTCGGTCCGTCCCCGCTACTGCGTCGGATGTCGAATCTATGGCTACGTTTCGCTCTCCCGCGAACCATCCGAGCGTGATGTTTCGACGCTCATCTGTTCTCGAGGCCGGGAACTATCGCTCACTGCGATCAATGCAGGACTACGAACTGTGGGTGCGAATGCTCTCGCAGGGGTATACGATCGAGAATATTCCGGCTGTCCTCGTCAAGTGCCGCGCCGGGTCTGATCTGTACGGCCGACGTGGTGGACTCGAGTATGCGCGTCTCGAGGTATGGCTACAACGAGAGTTTCTTCGAATGGGTGCGATTTCGCCTGTCGAGTTTATACGTAACCTGGCTACTCGAGTTCCAATCCGTCTGGTTCCAAATCGAGTTCGAACGGCGATTTATCAGGCATTGCTTCGCGAGGAGTCCGAACCGAGCGCAGATACGTCGAGAATATAA
- a CDS encoding glycosyltransferase: protein MAIDLLYIVSTLRQSGPTNQLYYLLDNLDDEFNAKILTLSPEPADSELNRFLELGVEYETLGLSRVKGGIVGPYQLRKAVRAYEPDVIHTQGIRADTLAAVFLSGYPHVTTIRNYAYDDYPAKYGGKKGTVMAFVHLNALKRIPYPVACSETIAKKVAPHGIDAVPIQNGVDTTAYTPASDSEQQARREELGLPESGPIVISVGSLIERKDPQTVIRGFFESELSDDGYLVMLGDGPLRDECERLVQDDSRVFFEGWVDDVDDYLQASDYFVSASKSEGLPNSVMEALASGLLVTLSDIQPHNEIMQYGNVGAEFELGSVSGLASALKSIKTIDSEEPRAVATNFLSATHMSREYQSKYYK, encoded by the coding sequence ATGGCCATCGACCTCCTCTACATCGTCTCGACGCTTCGCCAAAGCGGTCCGACGAATCAGTTGTACTACTTGCTGGACAATCTGGACGACGAGTTCAACGCGAAGATCCTGACGCTCTCACCCGAACCAGCCGATTCGGAGTTAAATCGCTTTCTCGAGCTCGGTGTCGAGTACGAAACGCTCGGACTGTCTCGAGTGAAGGGAGGGATTGTCGGTCCGTATCAGCTTCGGAAGGCTGTGCGTGCGTATGAACCAGACGTGATCCACACGCAAGGTATTCGAGCAGATACGCTCGCAGCGGTGTTTCTCTCCGGCTATCCTCACGTCACAACCATTCGAAACTACGCGTACGATGACTATCCAGCGAAGTACGGCGGGAAGAAAGGGACTGTAATGGCGTTCGTCCACCTGAACGCGTTGAAACGCATTCCGTATCCAGTAGCCTGCTCAGAGACGATTGCGAAAAAGGTCGCTCCACACGGGATTGACGCCGTGCCAATCCAGAACGGGGTGGACACGACTGCGTATACTCCCGCCAGTGACTCGGAACAGCAGGCTCGTCGTGAGGAATTGGGGTTGCCAGAGTCAGGTCCAATCGTTATTTCGGTTGGCTCGCTCATCGAGCGGAAAGACCCACAAACCGTCATTCGTGGATTTTTTGAAAGCGAACTAAGTGATGATGGATATCTGGTGATGCTTGGTGATGGTCCACTTCGAGACGAGTGTGAACGTCTCGTTCAGGATGACTCTCGAGTTTTCTTTGAAGGATGGGTTGATGATGTCGATGACTATCTACAGGCCAGTGACTACTTTGTGTCGGCGTCTAAGTCAGAGGGTCTACCGAATTCGGTCATGGAAGCGCTCGCATCTGGGCTTCTAGTTACCCTGTCAGATATTCAACCACACAATGAAATAATGCAGTACGGTAATGTCGGTGCTGAGTTCGAGTTAGGGAGTGTTTCAGGACTTGCATCGGCGCTCAAATCGATTAAAACTATTGATAGCGAGGAACCACGTGCTGTGGCAACTAATTTTTTAAGCGCAACCCATATGTCTAGAGAATACCAATCCAAGTACTATAAATAA
- a CDS encoding bifunctional 2-polyprenyl-6-hydroxyphenol methylase/3-demethylubiquinol 3-O-methyltransferase UbiG, translated as MKLLRKAIDTYRNEGLVELIYKSIRFSKNELRYAAQKITNLVYSITDKYRFTGPENIYSNEYYEKRRKNPRRSDAHQVAKALNDRYEPNSVIDLGCAIGHYLEYFHNRDKIIQGVEGNDAALEYAVVPKENIEIHDLRDIYAPNGKYDLVICFEVAEHLSEPHVNKLLQSISKSGDIVAFTAAPPGQGGKHHVNEKDRRYWKCKFNNYGYTYEEDDVQNIRSKVSVEKVTEIPENLFIFKKDGS; from the coding sequence ATGAAACTTCTACGGAAAGCTATTGACACGTATCGAAATGAGGGTTTGGTTGAGTTGATATACAAATCTATCCGATTTTCCAAGAATGAATTAAGATATGCGGCGCAGAAAATAACCAATTTGGTTTATTCAATAACAGACAAATACAGATTCACGGGGCCTGAAAACATTTATAGTAACGAATATTACGAAAAAAGACGGAAAAACCCTCGTCGATCGGATGCCCACCAAGTTGCAAAGGCACTGAATGATAGATATGAACCTAACAGTGTAATTGATTTAGGATGTGCGATTGGCCATTACCTTGAGTATTTTCATAACCGGGATAAAATTATTCAAGGTGTTGAGGGGAATGATGCTGCATTAGAATATGCAGTTGTACCAAAAGAAAATATAGAAATTCATGATTTACGAGACATATATGCCCCAAATGGAAAGTATGATTTAGTTATTTGTTTTGAGGTCGCCGAACATCTTTCAGAACCTCATGTGAATAAATTACTGCAATCGATATCAAAGTCAGGAGATATCGTGGCATTCACTGCAGCACCACCAGGTCAAGGTGGAAAACACCATGTCAATGAGAAGGACAGAAGATATTGGAAATGTAAATTTAACAATTATGGATATACCTATGAGGAAGACGATGTTCAAAACATCCGTTCAAAAGTATCTGTTGAAAAAGTCACCGAAATACCTGAAAACTTATTTATATTCAAGAAAGATGGCTCTTGA
- a CDS encoding glycosyltransferase → MCTKIGIVHNLKPESPSVKNLSQTLGELRDTYDIDVFPLRGDSTSILRNNKYAKSVNSILKSILYYKRIRKYDIIIVHKCLTPVDLPLLEYLFMSCERTVFSTYDAEYIEKPYCTNVLSEHSNKVLATSSRILDVYEGKTSDEKVHLVPPSIDTEFFSPIDNGEGGAKNEYVLGWVGNANSHSIDLEYMVSIFNRIEFNQNVTLRLLGGGDIPDKISSKLEDLNLNIEIIDFVPWEEVPVIINSFDVGLVPLKDTEYNRGRSCEKVREYMACGVPVIGSHVGENPQLIPRETGILCEDISDWENAIGYMRDDEVRSQYGTKAREHIVDNYSTEIVSELLDEKILKRT, encoded by the coding sequence ATGTGTACTAAAATAGGAATTGTCCATAACTTAAAACCAGAATCGCCTTCGGTCAAAAATTTATCTCAAACACTCGGTGAGCTTAGGGACACATACGATATTGATGTGTTTCCGTTGAGAGGTGATTCAACAAGTATTCTTAGAAATAATAAATATGCGAAAAGTGTAAATTCAATTTTAAAATCTATATTGTACTACAAACGGATAAGGAAATATGATATTATAATAGTACATAAATGTCTTACTCCTGTCGACCTTCCACTTCTTGAATATCTATTCATGTCCTGTGAAAGGACTGTATTTAGCACATATGATGCAGAATACATAGAAAAGCCTTATTGTACAAACGTTCTCTCAGAGCATTCAAATAAAGTTCTTGCTACAAGTTCAAGGATATTAGATGTATATGAAGGAAAAACCTCTGATGAAAAAGTACATTTAGTTCCTCCAAGTATAGATACAGAATTTTTCTCCCCGATAGATAATGGGGAAGGTGGTGCAAAGAATGAATACGTCCTTGGATGGGTTGGGAATGCAAACTCTCATTCGATAGATTTAGAATATATGGTATCAATATTTAATAGGATTGAGTTCAATCAGAATGTGACGCTTCGATTATTAGGTGGTGGAGACATACCAGACAAGATCTCATCCAAACTCGAAGACCTCAATCTTAATATTGAGATAATCGATTTTGTTCCTTGGGAGGAGGTACCAGTTATAATAAACTCCTTCGACGTTGGATTGGTTCCGTTAAAGGACACAGAATATAATCGAGGAAGGTCTTGCGAGAAGGTGAGAGAATATATGGCATGTGGAGTACCAGTTATAGGTTCTCATGTAGGAGAAAACCCCCAATTGATCCCCAGAGAGACTGGAATACTTTGTGAGGACATTAGTGATTGGGAAAACGCGATAGGATATATGCGAGATGATGAGGTAAGAAGTCAATATGGAACAAAAGCAAGAGAACATATTGTTGATAATTATTCAACTGAGATTGTTTCCGAGTTACTAGATGAAAAAATATTAAAGAGGACGTAG
- a CDS encoding O-antigen ligase, with the protein MQKENKNHNFINGTILLFSYMFIISDILFSNITLFFEIDINNLFALLLVLFWVIGMYVERSYIYMSKIHIVFLILLTYYISTILWSVSIESSIFQIIVFSYLFLVFLVIYDVYDNEGKILYGVFSVTISSLVMVWTVLIGYFLHTFIGFDQSWWMVNDPSTPISWHFPSVTPETTGVTISIGMICAWYLYNNPPSSVVKYTSISHLALSPFALVLVASRQGFAAFSIVCLYIVLTVIVERKAGLKDTAKKIGYVSLPVLVSFIFVAPAVAVERVIRFDPGSFGGRMGVWERIVSAIIERPLTGHGIGTQSFFLTDVSEETTHNTYMALVVETGILGLLLYMIIIVQSIRMCVYNLTERNLMWIMIILVWGITGLFHERSAMGLLWFSIAMVLAEAKNEGPL; encoded by the coding sequence ATGCAAAAGGAAAATAAAAATCATAATTTCATAAATGGGACAATATTGCTTTTTTCCTATATGTTTATAATATCTGATATATTGTTTAGTAATATCACCCTCTTCTTCGAAATCGACATCAATAATTTGTTTGCTCTATTGTTAGTTTTATTCTGGGTAATCGGGATGTATGTTGAGAGAAGCTATATTTATATGTCTAAGATCCATATAGTATTTCTGATATTATTAACATATTATATATCGACAATACTTTGGTCTGTTTCTATAGAGTCTAGCATATTTCAGATAATCGTATTCTCATACCTATTTCTAGTTTTCCTTGTTATTTATGACGTGTATGACAATGAAGGGAAAATACTATACGGTGTTTTTTCCGTAACTATATCCTCACTTGTAATGGTTTGGACCGTTCTTATTGGATACTTTTTGCACACATTTATAGGATTTGACCAGTCATGGTGGATGGTTAACGACCCTAGCACACCAATAAGTTGGCATTTCCCATCTGTGACTCCAGAAACAACGGGAGTTACGATTTCAATTGGCATGATTTGTGCTTGGTATTTATATAATAACCCACCGTCAAGTGTAGTAAAATATACCTCAATATCTCATTTGGCTTTATCTCCATTTGCACTAGTTTTGGTTGCCTCAAGACAAGGATTTGCTGCTTTCTCAATTGTCTGCTTATACATAGTCCTTACAGTTATAGTGGAGAGGAAAGCTGGTTTGAAGGATACTGCTAAAAAAATAGGTTATGTCTCTCTGCCCGTTTTAGTTTCATTTATATTCGTTGCACCAGCTGTCGCTGTTGAACGTGTTATAAGATTTGATCCAGGTTCATTTGGGGGAAGAATGGGTGTCTGGGAGCGCATCGTTAGTGCTATAATTGAACGTCCATTGACTGGACATGGGATTGGAACTCAAAGCTTCTTTTTGACAGATGTTTCTGAAGAGACGACGCATAACACATATATGGCACTTGTTGTTGAAACTGGCATACTTGGGCTCTTACTCTATATGATCATAATAGTTCAATCGATTCGAATGTGCGTATATAATTTAACCGAGCGAAACCTGATGTGGATTATGATTATATTAGTATGGGGGATCACGGGACTATTCCATGAACGGTCCGCTATGGGGCTTCTTTGGTTTTCAATCGCAATGGTGTTAGCAGAGGCCAAAAATGAAGGTCCTTTGTAA
- a CDS encoding NAD-dependent epimerase/dehydratase family protein → MKLRNKSVLVTGGGGFIGSHLVEHLLKLGNDVHIVDDFSNSNANWVPSDAKLTMGDLTNCEIIEQVVGPEIDIVIHLAARKDPNDDDPDGQFVENTTMTRLLLKECQIENVNEFVFASSSTIYGEAPRPTPENYAPLEPISVYGASKLGEEGLVSSYAHSHGINSYIFRFANIVGPRLRGAVIPDFIEKVRSDPKSLTILGDGRQEKSYMHITDCVEAMCHVINSQTSVPVSTFNLGTKTTTSVDQIANIVCNTLDESPDYQYTGGDRGWKGDVPKMRLSTEKLTSTGWEPKYESDMAVRLAVKELATELSKGNYSDSLK, encoded by the coding sequence GTGAAACTCCGAAATAAAAGCGTACTGGTGACTGGTGGAGGTGGATTCATTGGCTCTCATCTAGTAGAACATCTTCTAAAATTAGGCAACGACGTACATATTGTCGATGACTTTTCAAATTCAAATGCTAACTGGGTTCCAAGTGATGCGAAATTAACCATGGGCGATCTGACAAATTGTGAGATTATTGAACAGGTTGTGGGTCCCGAGATAGACATTGTTATTCACCTTGCTGCTCGAAAAGATCCAAATGACGACGATCCAGATGGTCAATTCGTAGAAAATACAACGATGACACGCTTGTTGCTAAAGGAATGCCAAATCGAAAATGTGAATGAATTTGTATTTGCATCATCGTCGACGATCTATGGTGAGGCACCACGTCCAACACCCGAAAATTATGCACCACTTGAACCAATAAGTGTATATGGGGCCAGCAAACTCGGAGAAGAGGGTTTAGTATCCTCATATGCTCATAGTCATGGGATAAATTCATACATTTTCAGATTTGCAAATATCGTAGGGCCACGGCTTCGCGGAGCTGTAATCCCAGACTTTATTGAAAAAGTTCGGAGTGATCCAAAAAGTTTGACAATCCTTGGAGATGGTCGACAAGAAAAATCATATATGCATATTACCGACTGTGTAGAGGCCATGTGCCATGTTATAAACAGTCAAACAAGTGTTCCAGTCAGTACTTTCAATTTAGGAACTAAAACAACAACTTCTGTGGACCAAATTGCGAATATTGTGTGTAATACCTTAGATGAGTCCCCTGACTATCAATACACAGGGGGAGATCGAGGCTGGAAAGGTGATGTTCCAAAAATGCGACTATCTACCGAAAAATTGACTAGTACAGGATGGGAGCCAAAATATGAGAGTGATATGGCAGTTCGTTTAGCGGTTAAGGAACTGGCAACCGAACTTTCGAAAGGTAATTATAGTGATTCACTCAAATGA
- a CDS encoding ABC transporter ATP-binding protein, with amino-acid sequence MSSSDADSISRRDKIDALLDVARFDPKFSIIIVALGLVAAVLEGIGLSFILPIIEIVQADDPVAEADGLMEVFVSAYQFLGIPFTLGFVVVGVAAVMTLRYTTSFVVAWFREALRTYYIRDLQLRAFDNALNARVEYFDEEGSDDMLNAIVTQTYYAGRVIQRVVKLLEDLFLSLVYLLIALVMAPLLTVFAVVVLGGLTIMLRVVIEPGYEVGDLVADANEQRQEAAQAGTQGIRDVRIFGLADELYKDFTNAVEKYTDARITLRRNEAAIDNFYNLGVAVSVFVLIYLALTFANLSIGALGVFLFAMFQLGPKVSSLNQRFYKIENDLPHLVRTQQFIRELKEREEPNDATRDVPATVDHVEFDDVHFSYDDEEQILRGINFEVEKGEFVAFVGQSGAGKSTIVSLLTRFYDLDKGKIRANGIPTDEIDIDEWRERIAVVRQSPFIFNDTLRYNLTIGNRNVALTELDHVCEIAKVDEFFDELPNGYDTVLGDDGMKLSGGQKQRVALARALLKDSDLLVLDEATSDLDSNLEQEVQSAIEDMDRDYAILGIAHRLSTVENADRIYTMGDGEIIEVGSHQELVEESGKYAELYAVQSE; translated from the coding sequence ATGTCATCTTCAGATGCCGATTCCATATCCAGACGAGACAAGATTGATGCCCTCTTGGACGTCGCTCGATTCGATCCGAAGTTCTCGATTATAATCGTTGCACTCGGATTAGTTGCGGCTGTTCTCGAGGGAATCGGCCTGAGTTTTATCTTACCAATCATCGAGATCGTACAGGCAGATGATCCAGTTGCAGAAGCCGACGGATTGATGGAAGTATTCGTCTCTGCCTACCAGTTCTTGGGGATACCATTTACTCTCGGATTCGTGGTTGTCGGGGTAGCGGCAGTGATGACGCTGCGGTATACTACGAGCTTCGTCGTCGCGTGGTTTCGGGAAGCTCTGCGGACATACTACATTCGTGATCTGCAACTGCGTGCGTTTGACAATGCGTTGAACGCCCGCGTCGAATATTTCGACGAGGAAGGTTCGGACGACATGCTGAACGCGATCGTCACCCAAACGTACTATGCGGGACGGGTAATTCAACGTGTAGTGAAACTGTTAGAGGACCTTTTCCTCTCACTTGTTTATCTGCTAATCGCACTCGTCATGGCACCACTACTTACGGTGTTCGCGGTTGTCGTTCTTGGTGGGCTCACAATCATGCTTCGCGTCGTGATTGAGCCCGGATACGAGGTCGGCGATCTCGTTGCGGATGCAAACGAACAGCGACAAGAAGCGGCTCAAGCTGGAACACAAGGGATTCGTGACGTTCGGATCTTCGGACTGGCCGATGAGTTGTACAAGGACTTCACCAACGCCGTCGAGAAGTACACCGACGCACGGATCACCCTTCGACGAAACGAAGCGGCAATTGACAACTTCTACAACCTCGGTGTCGCAGTTTCGGTGTTCGTGTTGATTTACCTCGCACTCACGTTTGCGAACCTCTCAATCGGCGCGCTCGGAGTGTTCCTCTTCGCGATGTTCCAGCTTGGCCCGAAAGTGAGCAGCCTCAACCAGCGGTTCTACAAGATTGAAAACGATCTACCGCACCTGGTACGGACGCAGCAGTTTATTCGGGAGCTCAAGGAACGTGAGGAACCCAACGATGCAACACGAGATGTTCCAGCAACGGTCGACCATGTCGAATTCGATGATGTGCATTTCTCATATGATGATGAGGAGCAAATTTTACGCGGAATCAACTTCGAAGTCGAAAAAGGTGAGTTCGTCGCATTTGTCGGTCAATCTGGTGCTGGAAAATCAACGATCGTGTCGTTGCTTACTCGGTTCTACGACCTTGACAAGGGCAAAATCAGGGCAAACGGAATCCCAACCGACGAGATAGATATCGATGAATGGCGTGAACGTATTGCGGTCGTTCGACAAAGCCCATTCATTTTCAACGATACGCTTCGATACAACCTGACCATCGGGAATCGAAATGTAGCACTTACAGAACTAGATCACGTCTGTGAGATTGCAAAAGTTGACGAGTTTTTTGACGAGTTGCCGAATGGCTACGACACTGTATTAGGGGACGACGGAATGAAACTATCTGGCGGGCAGAAACAGCGAGTTGCGCTGGCGCGAGCCTTGCTTAAGGATTCTGATCTTCTAGTACTAGATGAGGCAACCAGTGATCTAGATTCCAATCTAGAACAAGAAGTTCAGTCAGCAATCGAGGATATGGATCGTGACTATGCAATCCTTGGGATTGCTCACCGATTATCAACGGTAGAGAACGCCGATCGGATATACACTATGGGAGATGGAGAGATAATAGAAGTTGGATCGCATCAGGAACTTGTAGAGGAGTCAGGAAAGTACGCAGAGTTATATGCCGTTCAATCCGAATGA
- a CDS encoding helix-turn-helix domain-containing protein, translating into MVERVSWMAPVDYEILLFFDTHPIKVSPKVLAVNIDYDRQYVSKRCVALTDAGLLESVETGLYEVSEMGDAFLEGEVDGRDLENPDE; encoded by the coding sequence ATGGTAGAGCGGGTCTCTTGGATGGCTCCCGTCGACTATGAGATTCTGCTCTTTTTCGACACGCATCCGATCAAAGTCTCTCCAAAAGTTCTTGCCGTCAATATTGACTATGACCGCCAGTACGTGAGCAAACGATGTGTTGCACTCACTGACGCAGGTCTTCTCGAATCTGTTGAGACTGGTCTTTACGAGGTTAGTGAGATGGGTGATGCGTTTCTCGAGGGAGAAGTCGATGGGCGCGACCTCGAGAACCCCGACGAATAG
- a CDS encoding helix-turn-helix domain-containing protein, whose translation MSKSTTPPEQPPIRQLQTVLELLETPSLARIYSYVCLTEDVPVEELISTLEVPQGTVYDYVNRLEDAGLLQKTRTERPYRFDAEPLSVTVTIDGDQQTISAELVDAVGRSDENQDISVYLDRHGIDGLATALEYAREYVGGTVNHRIMARELDLSSLEAEIILQALEPVVRAHRADE comes from the coding sequence ATGTCCAAGTCTACGACGCCACCAGAGCAGCCACCAATCAGACAACTGCAAACAGTCCTCGAGCTCTTAGAGACCCCATCGCTCGCCCGAATATACAGCTACGTATGTCTCACAGAAGACGTGCCTGTCGAAGAACTGATATCTACCCTCGAGGTCCCACAGGGAACCGTCTACGACTACGTCAACAGGCTCGAGGACGCTGGTCTCTTGCAGAAGACACGCACAGAGAGACCATACCGGTTTGACGCCGAGCCACTATCTGTAACGGTCACCATCGACGGCGACCAACAGACGATTTCGGCCGAGCTCGTAGATGCAGTCGGCCGTAGTGATGAGAATCAGGATATCTCTGTGTATCTCGATCGCCACGGAATTGATGGACTCGCAACTGCACTGGAGTACGCACGCGAGTACGTGGGCGGAACGGTCAATCACCGAATCATGGCTCGAGAACTCGATCTCTCATCGCTCGAGGCCGAGATTATTCTGCAGGCACTCGAACCAGTCGTTCGTGCCCACCGTGCTGACGAATGA
- a CDS encoding UPF0175 family protein — MRTIDVPPDVYDSVTVPENEREDVLRRELAVSLYRERMLSFGKARERADLSRQEFHKLLGERNVERHYTTEELAEDLEYGKQ, encoded by the coding sequence ATGCGGACGATTGATGTTCCGCCGGACGTCTACGATTCCGTCACTGTTCCAGAAAACGAGCGAGAAGATGTGCTCCGGCGAGAGCTAGCCGTGTCATTGTATCGAGAGCGGATGCTCTCGTTCGGAAAGGCGCGTGAACGTGCTGACCTATCACGCCAAGAGTTCCACAAACTGCTTGGTGAGCGAAACGTTGAGCGCCACTACACGACCGAGGAACTCGCGGAAGATCTCGAGTATGGGAAACAGTGA